A stretch of DNA from Vidua macroura isolate BioBank_ID:100142 chromosome 12, ASM2450914v1, whole genome shotgun sequence:
TactgctcctctccagctgccatGATCTCCATTAGGAATaggtttctggggttttttccccacttttccaGGTTTGTCTGGGctctgtgctgtgtccagcAGCCCTCTCCATTCCCGCCACCACCAACTCTCCTCTTGGCTGCTCTCCCAAACAGCTCTTCCAAGCTCATACCTCCTATGGGGTTGGGACCAGGCAAGAAGGTCCCGCAGGGATTTGGAAATCCTCTGGCATGGGGTTGGGATGGCACTGGAATGCTCAGAGAGAAACTGCAATGGGAAAGGGGAAGCAGAAACCACTCCCTGGGTGTGGGTCCCACTGTAACCAGAGTGGCTGCTCAAGAAGGGCAGTCAGACAATACTCAGTGTGTAATTCCTTCACTCTTGTTTTTTCATCACTCCTGCCTTTCCCATTTGCTTCTTCTCCATTTTAAAGGACTCTGCATTCTCTTTTCCAGCATTTGTTTCCCTGATTccccacagctggagctgtctgtgcctttgtccccccatctctgcttttcctctcccaccCCACTGAGCTCATTTCAGCTATTCCTTGGCTTGGAGTAACCCATCCACTCTGTTGTCCTCCAACAAATAAGCTGACAGGCTAATGAATAGCTTCAGATGGTAATTAGCAACGGAGTTGCTAATAATgaatttcatttacattttaagCGCTGCAGAGGGAAAATAAGCCCCTGTCATTAATgcccccctgctcccagcacagccttggcCTTGTGGGGAATGCACCCTCTGGAAGCCTTTCTGTGATTGCACTGCTCCCACCTCCATTTCGGAGGCTGCGATAAGCAGAGTTCATTAAGCAGCAATTAGAGATGGAGGgggggagaagctgctgctgcttccatcATCCGATGGTGGGGAAGCGTCATGATGCCATGGAAAATGGGCCAcgggaggcaggagctggttCTGGGCCAGGAAAGAAGGGCTGGATGGTTCAGCCAGCACCAGGGATTCACATGGCTTGcccagagccctggagctgtcaGCCCTCCATGTCCATGTAACCCTCCCAGGCTACCTGGATAATGACCCCGAGGGATTTCTCAGTCACTAAAATCCTTCCTGATTATTTCCCTAAGGGTTTAGCACATTTTGAAGGCAGGAATTTCCCTGAGGGGTTtaatccatccctgcctgcccaagGAAGGAGCCAAGTGCCTTCTGCATGGATTCCATGAATTGTTGGCAaaaggaaagatggagaaatgTCATTGTTTTGTCTTGTACCAGTGAGGAATCCACAGTGGGAATAGGTTTGCTCACTACTGCAGAGCACCAGAAGGGACTTGGGAATGCTCAAAGCCTGGATCTGGTGCTGGGGGTGAGCCTGGGAGTGTTGCctgccctgcctcagtttccccctgTGTACCCAAGGAGCCTCAGGGAGGGTTAGATGGATTGGGAAACAATGCTCTGCATCTACAGGGGTTTTCCAGCACACTGCTTGTGGATGgaggatcccatcccatcccatcccatcccatcccacagaCCCACCCAGACCCCAGTCCAGTGCTTGGATCAGGGGGTGATCCAAATCCACCCCCATTTAGGCAGTGGTATCCACAGAAAGCTGCTTTGGGGACCACAGGGATGTGGGATCCTCCCTAGATAGGATGTGACAGCCACATCCTGCCTTTACCTCCACGGGCATGGGATcgattttattatttatttatttatttatgtatttttttcaagcCCTGCTAGGAGTGAAACCAATCCAGGGGCCTCCAGAGGCCGATAAGATTTGACTGCAAGTCAATACTCACATGTCTTTCCACTGTGCAATGATCCCCCGGCCAGCGGGGcgggaggggacaggcaggtgACAGGGGCGGGCAGAaggccagcctggggcagggacGTCGCCTCTGCTCCGGGAAGGGATTGGGGGCAAGAAGGGGACATCTCCTGGCCTGCAACAgggattttctgggatttgTTGCCAGTACATGTAATGGTGAGCCCACAGTGGGCAGCTCCACATTGGGGATGAATGAGGGACAGGGATTGGGAGAGCAGcggggagagggagggatggggaaggaggaggagcgggagagagggagagaaattgCCCATGAAAACCAGCTCTGCCACGGCATCTGCTCCTCGGAGCTTTGGGAATTGAGAGGTTTTCCTGCCGGCAGAGCAGGGTGCGGGGTGCtggggggagcagagcccctggcacactCGATGCACGCTTGCCTGCGATGCCATCTGCCAGGCTTTCTCCTGGCTGCGGGTTCCTGTGGCTTCTCTCATGGCTAATAAGGGTCGAGCTCAGACTCCAAAGTACTTCCCGAAGTACCTGCTGCATCTTTGTGCCATCCCTGGACACAGCGTGGCTGTGcattccctctgggaatgctgcagggcaggcaggcagggtgACATTTGCAGTTAGCAGTGGGTGTCCTTGAGAGGAGCGAGCACCGAGAGAAGGGACCAGGTTCTCTTTAAGGGGGCAGGACTTTGGGAACATTATGAAGGCAAGAGTGAGcttctccctctgccttccaccctcccctccttcccttctctgttCCGGGACAGAGACCTGgattccctgccctcccctttGCCTGGCAGGGAtgaaggcaggagctgggtgctGGGATGGGCGGCtgagcaggggaggaggaggaggaggggaggaaggggagggagagggggaggatCTGCTAATTacacagaacagctctgggggctgctgaagtccagaatgaagcaaagagcagcagaagcGAGTGCTGCAGAGGGAGCGGAGGAGCCCAAGCATCACcgagagctggagctggctgtTATCCTTGCTGGGAGCAACTGGGAGCACCCAGGGGATCCTGCAGCCCTGTCTCCCACGGGAGACAGCCTCTGGCACTGCCACCGAGcccactgccagcccctggAGAGCCGAGGAGAAAGGGCTGGTGGTTGCAGCACGCGCGGCTGGGCTGGAGGGCAGCGAGGTCAGCCCTGCTATGGTCACGGGAGGCTAGGAGCCTGTGCGGATCCACCGGGAAGAGGTGAAGGATGGCTGCCGAAGGAGGGAGAGCCAAGCCCGTTGCCCAGTCCAGGATGGAGAACTTCCGAAAGGTGAGGACCTCGGAGGAAGAGATGCCATTACCCTTCCCAGACCTGCCCCCGGACGTGGTGGAGATGAAAGTGAAGGAGGGCAGCAAGATCAGGAACCTGATGAACTTCGCCATGGCCCAGATGGAGCTGAAGGGCAGGCGGCAGATCGTGTTCAGCGGCTGCGGCAGGGCGGTCACCAAGACCATCACCTGCGTGGAGATCATGAAGCGCAAGCTGGGAGGGCTCCACCAGGTCACCAAGGTACGCTACAAAACTGTGCTGGAGGTCTGGGAGAACCAGGACCCGCCGCCCGACGGCCCTGCACAGAACCTGACTGTCCACAAGAACGTCCCCTCCATCTGCATCCTGCTCTCCCGGGACCCCCTGGATCCCAACCAGATGGGATACCAGCCCCCTGAGCCCCGGCATGAGGCGGGAGAAGACACATTGGGATCCTCCACCAAGGGGCTGAAGCGGCCGCTGCCGCCTCCCTgcgaggagctgctgcccaagAAGCTGCAGGTACAGGTGTCTGACAGCCCCAGGGGCACGGGGACCACTGCTGGCCAGCAGGACCACTGACCCCAGTGCCTCCCACCCTTCCAGCCAGGTATCGAGGCAGGAATATCCACTCATTCCAGGGTCACTGGTGGGCTGCAGTCTCCCCCTGACCTGTCCCCACTTGGCTGCTCTTTGACCCCTGTGGATGGGGGTCCCCAGATTTGGTGTGAGCGT
This window harbors:
- the RPP25 gene encoding ribonuclease P protein subunit p25 isoform X2; the encoded protein is MAAEGGRAKPVAQSRMENFRKVRTSEEEMPLPFPDLPPDVVEMKVKEGSKIRNLMNFAMAQMELKGRRQIVFSGCGRAVTKTITCVEIMKRKLGGLHQVTKVRYKTVLEVWENQDPPPDGPAQNLTVHKNVPSICILLSRDPLDPNQMGYQPPEPRHEAGEDTLGSSTKGLKRPLPPPCEELLPKKLQVQVSDSPRGTGTTAGQQDH
- the RPP25 gene encoding ribonuclease P protein subunit p25 isoform X1 gives rise to the protein MAAEGGRAKPVAQSRMENFRKVRTSEEEMPLPFPDLPPDVVEMKVKEGSKIRNLMNFAMAQMELKGRRQIVFSGCGRAVTKTITCVEIMKRKLGGLHQVTKVRYKTVLEVWENQDPPPDGPAQNLTVHKNVPSICILLSRDPLDPNQMGYQPPEPRHEAGEDTLGSSTKGLKRPLPPPCEELLPKKLQPGIEAGISTHSRVTGGLQSPPDLSPLGCSLTPVDGGPQIWCER